The Microcebus murinus isolate Inina chromosome 1, M.murinus_Inina_mat1.0, whole genome shotgun sequence genome includes a region encoding these proteins:
- the LOC105874499 gene encoding acyl-coenzyme A thioesterase THEM4-like — translation MLQRGLRWLVGHRQAAPLLQTLAGQHLPPGSTWMPAQPISVSSSSHLQPDKKDYSLPNASWSPIMVEMYNELMEKTVDGSWTRLPGSWRSMQFIKEGDLAKIAKAVPVRMIEDARLFLRITEVEGLGFEYVIFHNGSEKKCVCLFQPGPFLEGLPGILHGGALGTMIDTTLFMTAYNSANAVFTGTMTIVFKSPVILGSVVRLEARVTGTEGRKVFLSCEAQSSDRTTLFAEASAIFLQMK, via the exons ATGCTGCAGAGAGGTCTCAGGTGGCTTGTGGGGCACCGACAGGCCGCACCCCTTCTCCAAACGCTGGCCGGCCAACACCTGCCACCCGGGTCAACCTGGATGCCAGCCCAGCCCATCAGC GTCTCGAGCAGCAGCCACCTCCAACCTGATAAAAAGGATTATTCCCTCCCCAATGCCAGCTGGAGCCCCATCATGGTGGAGATGTACAATGAGCTCATGGAGAAGACTGTAGACGGGTCATGGACAAGACTTCCAGGCTCCTGGCGCTCTATGCAGTTCATTAAAGAAGGAGACCTCGCTAAGATTGCTAAAGCTGTCCCTG TCCGAATGATAGAAGACGCCCGCCTCTTTCTCAGGATCACAGAGGTGGAGGGACTTGGCTTTGAGTATGTCATCTTCCACAATGGCTCGGAGAAGAAGTGTGTCTGCTTGTTCCAGCCTGGGCCCTTCCTGGAGGGTCTGCCTGG GATTCTCCACGGAGGTGCCCTGGGGACCATGATAGACACCACGCTTTTCATGACAGCGTATAACAGTGCCAATGCAGTCTTCACAGGGACGATGACCATCGTCTTCAAGAG CCCGGTCATCCTTGGCTCAGTGGTGAGGCTAGAGGCAAGAGTCACTggcacagaaggaagaaaggtgTTTCTTTCTTGTGAAGCCCAGAGCAGCGACAGGACCACCCTCTTTGCTGAAGCTTCTG CCATCTTCTTGCAAATGAAATGA